In Thunnus thynnus chromosome 4, fThuThy2.1, whole genome shotgun sequence, the DNA window GAGGGGCTGAACATCAGCAGTGGACTATGGGCCTGTATTTAACGAGACTGCACCAGACAGGGACCCCGTTGAAGAAGAATATGCTGTTAGACAGAAATCGACGGATAGAATTGGTGCATAATTGCCTACCTAGTGCACTGATGGGTGCTTGGGCTATTTTAGTAATTTCTGTACCATCTCTCATTGTGCCTTCCTCATAAGAAATGAAATAATGCTAAAATTAAATATTGCTCATTTTGATAACGACCCTCATAGGAACCTGTGTGAAGTCGTTTTAGACACCCCTGCTGATCACTGAACATCTGATATTAGTTACGCATTTCACCACCATTGAGGGGCATGGCTCACCTTAATATGACAGTTTTCTCTCGCTATACACTGTGTTGCACCATGTTACAACATGTGTGATCTGTAGCTTGGATATGTTGACTCTAGTAATATCTTTTTCCCAGCCTGGACTGTATTATTGTCCAGCGGGCATGCAGTGGGAGTGGCTTACTTGTCTTTAACGCCAAAATTGCTACTCAGGTGCAGAGCTGTGATTTTCCATAGTCTTTTGGTAAAATAATAGTTAGTGATGACCTGAGAGAGGCAGAGCTGACAGCAAGATTGTCTGTGAAGTCCTCAGTTGTCGcatgtattttgtgtttcttgtctACACACAATTTGTGTTTCTCACTAGTGTAACCAAAGTCATATTGTTGTAGGTTTGATTGGTGTGTTTATTggttaatgtttgtgtgtttgtatgtgtgtacaggAAGAGAGCCTTGATGTGGGCAGTATGAGTAAGACACCCCCTAACAGAAGAGGGATAACATTTGAGGTGGGAGCTCAGCTTGAGGCCAGAGACAGCCTCAAAAACTGGTGAGTCATGGCCTCATTCATTCCTCTCCATCTCCGTAACTGTTTACTTCCTTCACCCTCTCGCTTAAATGCACAATGTCTACTTCCTGGGCCTGTGCTTGCAATTTTGTATGCCTATCAAACATTAAAAGATTAAGAAAAGAGTGAAGAAAGACACTCAGCCTTTTCATTGTATCAGTGCTCCTCTGCCAGTAAACAACAGTTTGATGGGTGTGTACTCACCAAAGCAGCCTTAGAGCACAATTAATAATGACGGACAGTTGAATTAATCTGTGACTGATACTTCATATTATAAATCAGTGTTGTAAGgtgtgcaggaagtgttgacAGCTTGTCTCTTAATGGTTAGTTATTTACTAAAGACGGCTTACACAGCCGCTAGCTTTCAAGTTGGAGCTATATACTGACAGACAGCTCACCCCAGTGATCTCGTCCTTACAGTGAAGCTGCCAGCATCACACACCCTCTTAACTCTGAGCAAAACCCAGTTGATTCCCCAGTTTAACAGTGGCTAGCTAGCCAGCTACTGGAGGGTGTATTCCTACACTTTTGGTGGATGCAAGCCACTTCCATCACCAAGTTACATTCCTACACCAGCGCCTCCACTGgctgcacagaaacaaaactgGGTATCTTTCGTCCCACTCCAGGAAAGATAGCAAACAAGCTCACCTCCGAAATTGTTAGTAACTGTGTGTTACTGGAAGTAGTAACTATCAAATAATTACCTAATTCGTTAGTGAATAAAGAAATGacattactgtaatgtgttTATGACTAACACTGCCCACAGCATACCATCCTCTCTGTTTAGTGATGTCACATCATTCATTgttgtttcttcatgtttgtaatttttataAGTTTGATTAATTTCTAGTGTTCTACCACTCTCGTCATACCTTGAGATAAAGGTTAGATAACTCAACCTGTAACATGAATCATGCAATTTTGAATTTCTGTTGTGCCGTAGGTATGCTGCCAACATAGAGAAGATTGACTATGAGGATGAAAAAGTACTAATCCATTACCGCCAGTGGAGCCACCGTTACGACGAGTGGTTTGACTGGACAAGTCCCTACCTGAGGCCCGTTGAGAGGATCCAGCTGAGGCGGCAAGGCCTGCAGCAGGACGACACTTCTGCACCTGTAAGCTAAGGATGTGGTTCATGCTCgctttcattttgtgtgtttctctagCCTTTGATCACACTGTATTTTTGCACTGAGAGTTTCATTATCTGTTTTTCCGGAAAGCTGAAACATGatactgatgttttatttgcttatCGTAAGCTGAATGGGTATCTGCTGTTTGGTAGTAAAATTAGAGCACTCTCCATGAGATTTTCCTAGGTCAAATGTCTCTGTCCTTCCTTCCAGGGGTTTCATGTGAATGATAAGGTCCTGGCCAGCTGGTCTGACTGCCGTTTCTACCCCGCTAAGGTCATTTCAGTCAATAAAGATGGTAGGTATCAATAACTCCAGGTAATAAACAATTGTATTGAAGTTTGAATAGAGCAgccataaaacatttaaatgactatgttttaatactattttgagttattgattattaaaagtGTAACTGAATCGCAGCATTTCATGTCGTTATTTTCTTTGGATCATTGAAGTTGGGTAGTTTCAGTGTAAGATtgcaaaagtgaaaacaatATGGAGGATGGTCTCaaataaagttaataataaattaaactgTCACCTTTGCTCTCAAAAGGAAAAGTGTGGTTTTGGACGGCACTCAATAATAGCAACTGATAGCAATTTCTCTTGCACTGGCACATCAAAGTGAAACTATGACGATAAATCTAGCTGATGCACAACTACAAAACTCTAAATAGGGGAATATTTCCTACtaacaacaagaagaacaatttAAGAGCAGCTACTTAAAAACTAATCTGCATAGCCAGCAGCTTGTGCTTATGTTAAACATTGTTTCCATCAATTTGTTCTCCTTTTTTGCCCTCAGCTTCCTACACTGTGAAATTCTATGATGGCGTTATCCAGACAGTGAAGGAGATACACGTGAAGCCGTTTATTAAAGAGGTACATGTAATTAGTGCTCATAACTATGCATAATAAATCTCGCTGTCTATGTATGTTTCGTCCTCCGTCAAACATGTCTTAAGCACCTTTTTCTACCATTGTTTCCTTAACGTTGCTGACAAATAGAAAGGTGGTGTTGGTGGAGGAAAGTCTCGGTCTTCTGAAAGAAACATGGTTAGGAGAGTCCCAAACCGCAGAGAAAGGAGGCCTCAGGAGAATGGTGGTCCCAAGAACAAGCGGGCCAGACGCAGCACCTCCGACCAGGAGGAGGACAGCAATAGTGAGGATGAGGAGCGGGAAGAGCGGATGGTAAATGAgaagaacaagaaaacaaatggTGAGGCAGAGACTGCACCCGCCAttaaacaggaagaggaaattTCAGAGCAAGCAGATCAGAACAAGCCCAGGGATACAGACAAGGGGACAGGACTCCTAAATGGAGTGAAGGTGGAAGACAATGACGAGCATAAGGAGGAAAAATGTCATGTAAATGGAGAGGTGAAAAAGGAGGAGGTGGAAACGGAACAGAGTGGAACAAAGCCATATACAGAGTCGCCCAAGCCATACACAGACATGCCCAGTCAGACGGAGCAGGTGTCTGTCACTATGACAACCACAGAATCCAATGGAGATGTGGAGCAGAAGCCAAACATCCAATCGGAGAGCTCTCAGCCTGCAGCGGatgttcctcctcctcagcctgtgAAACGTAAGTGTTAATGAAGTAAATCTGCTAGATTGTGAGTATGAATGAGTAAATAACATATAGCATCAGGTTATATTTTCAGGATTTGggtgaataaatgaatgtcttTCTTTTACGTTTGATAGCGGTAAGGAAGCAGGGTTTCCACAACCCCAACAGATTCAGCAGAGAACCATGTGAGTATATCCCaacacttattattattattattattattattattattattattatcatacaAAAACAGTAATCTCTCATTTTTTGATGTGCTTCCTTTATACACCTGACTTGTGGTGTTCTTTGTTTCAGTGTACCGAGTTATCAAAAACCAACCTCCTCCCGTCCTGTCCATCAACCTTGACCATAACCCGTTTAAGTGCAGCGCTCCTGGCTGCACAAAGTCATTCCGTAAGGCCAAGCTGCTGCACTACCATATGAAATATTACCACGGCGAGGAGCAGCCTCCAGAGGGGGAGCGCAGCCCCACCAGGAGCGTGCAGACCAGGGCCTCTGAGAAACAGGCAACTACCACCAGTTTAGACACCCCGAAGAGAAGGCGCACGATCTCTGCCTCGATGCGTGAGTTCCTCTCCAGTTTCACCTCTGTTCCCAATTGAAGTGACAAAGGAATAGTTTAATAATAAACTGGGTCAGCTGGTATTTCTACAGTGCTCAAACCAAATGGCAGGTCATGCAGCAATAAAATTGGAAATGCAGAATCATCGCTTATCACACGCTTCGAAAACAAGGCTGTGTTGTCAGTTGCACTTCCTTTGTTACTGAAATATCAGAGTTTTGGGCTTATTGTTGCGCTTTTCTTCAATTTTTCTCAGACTCTGTTGGAGCTGGTGTGGCTCCCCGCGGTGAGGTGAAAACTGCATGCAGACGCACATCAGCCCCACCCGCAGTCAACACTCAGGGCCATCAGCAGAGAGCGCTACTTAGGGAGAAGAGCAAGGAGAACCAGCTGGACAGGAATGGATGTCAGCAGCAGGACAAGGATTCAGACAAGAGTGGCTTTGACATTGGTCAGTAAGATTCAGTGATGAGGTGTTTTCCATTATGTGTTACATAATGTCCTTCCTTCTTGCGATAATTACAgcagtttattgtgttttctcacagaatAGTAAACTGTTCTTAAAGCTGTGCTCACACAGGGCTTAACTCTTGCCACTTACCCGTCCTCAGGGTCAGTAAAAGACAGACTGAAAGAGAAACCGAAACAGAAGGACTTCCTCCGCATTAAActaaagaagaggaagaagaaaaagaaggccAAGTCTGGTAAGAAGGGCTCCCTGGCATCCGGCCTCGTAACATATCTGCTTCTCTGCATGTGCACTCGCTGCGACATTGTGGAAACGGACAGGCTGCGAAGCATGAAGCACTCCATTCACTCCTCTTGGTGTGGTGGCTGAGCCTCTGTGTGTGGGAGAAGTGTTACATCTGTCACTGGCCTCTGTCACTCCATTATGCCAATCAAATAACTCCAACTTGTTTCTTGTACATCTATTAGTTATAGCTTGGTTTAAGCCTCTTATAACAACTCTGACAGTACTGGTGATGAAAAGTCAGATTTTATTGTAGCACTGATATTGACTAACCCAA includes these proteins:
- the phf20a gene encoding PHD finger protein 20 isoform X2 gives rise to the protein MSKTPPNRRGITFEVGAQLEARDSLKNWYAANIEKIDYEDEKVLIHYRQWSHRYDEWFDWTSPYLRPVERIQLRRQGLQQDDTSAPGFHVNDKVLASWSDCRFYPAKVISVNKDASYTVKFYDGVIQTVKEIHVKPFIKEKGGVGGGKSRSSERNMVRRVPNRRERRPQENGGPKNKRARRSTSDQEEDSNSEDEEREERMVNEKNKKTNGEAETAPAIKQEEEISEQADQNKPRDTDKGTGLLNGVKVEDNDEHKEEKCHVNGEVKKEEVETEQSGTKPYTESPKPYTDMPSQTEQVSVTMTTTESNGDVEQKPNIQSESSQPAADVPPPQPVKPVRKQGFHNPNRFSREPLYRVIKNQPPPVLSINLDHNPFKCSAPGCTKSFRKAKLLHYHMKYYHGEEQPPEGERSPTRSVQTRASEKQATTTSLDTPKRRRTISASMHSVGAGVAPRGEVKTACRRTSAPPAVNTQGHQQRALLREKSKENQLDRNGCQQQDKDSDKSGFDIGSVKDRLKEKPKQKDFLRIKLKKRKKKKKAKSDEDSISDWSTDSCGWSDDDYGVDFDVTTPPLSVDSGAVDTNDQEIVRCICEVEEENDFMIQCEDCLCWQHGTCMGLLEDNVPDRYTCYICRDPPGQRQSLRYWYDREWLSNGHMYGLSFLEENYSHQNAKKITTTHQLLGDVHHVVEILNGLQLKMSVLQNNTHPDLQLWRQPWKQVERSLTSSDSCRGSDAAPSPVTPDEDMRRGEILMSNALEKLSRAATAATSSSSCSSYPFPSFQDSYITSEHCYQKPRAYYPAVEQRLVVETRQGSELEDSMRSTEELLEREQRYGSLLETDKPKSTGTSNKASMGGSWSQAEMRDEVGRDPGEAADNSRQHQQWQINLLDHIDAVQDEVSHRMDFIERELDVLESWLDYTGELEPPEPLARLPQLKHRMKRLLTQLGKVQQIALYSSS
- the phf20a gene encoding PHD finger protein 20 isoform X1; protein product: MSKTPPNRRGITFEVGAQLEARDSLKNWYAANIEKIDYEDEKVLIHYRQWSHRYDEWFDWTSPYLRPVERIQLRRQGLQQDDTSAPGFHVNDKVLASWSDCRFYPAKVISVNKDASYTVKFYDGVIQTVKEIHVKPFIKEKGGVGGGKSRSSERNMVRRVPNRRERRPQENGGPKNKRARRSTSDQEEDSNSEDEEREERMVNEKNKKTNGEAETAPAIKQEEEISEQADQNKPRDTDKGTGLLNGVKVEDNDEHKEEKCHVNGEVKKEEVETEQSGTKPYTESPKPYTDMPSQTEQVSVTMTTTESNGDVEQKPNIQSESSQPAADVPPPQPVKPVRKQGFHNPNRFSREPLYRVIKNQPPPVLSINLDHNPFKCSAPGCTKSFRKAKLLHYHMKYYHGEEQPPEGERSPTRSVQTRASEKQATTTSLDTPKRRRTISASMHSVGAGVAPRGEVKTACRRTSAPPAVNTQGHQQRALLREKSKENQLDRNGCQQQDKDSDKSGFDIGSVKDRLKEKPKQKDFLRIKLKKRKKKKKAKSDYTGSEENIDISVLGLPSKLNFPLKTPPSHNHKPEAYPSRPGYGYSEQIHVDDEDSISDWSTDSCGWSDDDYGVDFDVTTPPLSVDSGAVDTNDQEIVRCICEVEEENDFMIQCEDCLCWQHGTCMGLLEDNVPDRYTCYICRDPPGQRQSLRYWYDREWLSNGHMYGLSFLEENYSHQNAKKITTTHQLLGDVHHVVEILNGLQLKMSVLQNNTHPDLQLWRQPWKQVERSLTSSDSCRGSDAAPSPVTPDEDMRRGEILMSNALEKLSRAATAATSSSSCSSYPFPSFQDSYITSEHCYQKPRAYYPAVEQRLVVETRQGSELEDSMRSTEELLEREQRYGSLLETDKPKSTGTSNKASMGGSWSQAEMRDEVGRDPGEAADNSRQHQQWQINLLDHIDAVQDEVSHRMDFIERELDVLESWLDYTGELEPPEPLARLPQLKHRMKRLLTQLGKVQQIALYSSS